DNA sequence from the Rattus rattus isolate New Zealand chromosome 2, Rrattus_CSIRO_v1, whole genome shotgun sequence genome:
GTGACATCCACGGACAGTTCTATGACCTCAAGGAGCTGTTCAGAGTGAGTTAGGGAACACTGGGGCTGTAAACTAGGGGTGACTAGAAGATATAATCATTGAGAGGCCTTAGGCTGCATGGGCTTTGGGTGACTGAAGGGGCTCAGCTCTTTGGCCTTGCAGTGGGAGGAGATAGTTTGGGGCCAAGCAGAGCCATATCCCTCCTCCCAGGTAGGTGGCGATGTCCCTGAGACCAACTACCTCTTCATGGGAGACTTTGTGGACCGTGGTTTCTACAGTGTTGaaaccttcctcctcctgctggcTCTTAAGGTGAGGACCCTTGGCCCCTGGAACCTGAGCCTTGGCCACTACTTGCTGCCCTCATCACCTTTCCTGTCACCTCCTTGGAACTTTGCTGTGGCTGTGGACTGTGTGCTTAGCGGGGCTGGTCAGACTGCTGTCATGAGTGGGGCCGTCTCCTGAGCCCTTGAGGACGAGGCTGGtgatgtgagttctgggaagtAGACAGGCTGTGTGTTCAGGAAGCAGCAGAAACCGAGTAAACTGGGAGAATTCATTGGTGAGGGGCCacagtggggtggggatggggtgctAAGGATGGAGTCTGAGTCCGGCAGATGAGAGGAATCATTAGTCTTTTAATGCATCTCTAGAAAAAGTCCCCAAGAGCCTGTGAGGCAGGGATGTCACGATTTATGTAAGAGACTGCAGGAGTCTGGGCCACACAGATCCTGGTGAGGGCTGAATGAGGCTGGTAGATGAGTGGACACTTGGGAGGGATTAAGTGGGAAACAGACTAGAACCAGCCTTGGCTTGATGCTCCCCCTAGGTTCGATATCCTGACCGAATCACTTTGATCCGGGGCAATCATGAGAGTCGCCAGATTACCCAAGTCTATGGGTTCTATGATGAGTGCTTACGGAAATATGGTTCAGTGACTGTATGGCGCTACTGTACTGAGATCTTTGACTACCTCAGCCTGTCTGCCATCATTGATGGCAAGGTAGGTTGGCTGTGGATCTCCTCAGGGGTGGGGCAGTGGTGGGTCTCTGGGCTTCCACCTCCCTTTATCTGACAATACTTTCCCTTGTAGATCTTCTGTGTGCATGGAGGTCTTTCCCCTTCTATCCAGACCTTGGACCAGATCCGGACAATTGACCGAAAGCAAGAGGTACCCCATGATGGACCCATGTGTGACCTCCTGTGGTCTGACCCTGAAGGTGAGGGCAGTACCCAAGTGGCTTTACCTTTAGCTTGTGGAGACTGGATCTAAGCAAGTGTGTAAAGGAAGAGGCAGGCCAGGGTAGTTTGGGGAGAGGAAGGCAAGGTTGGTCCCTGGCTTTTGCCTTCCATCTGCCTGACTGGGTGCTCCATaagaggcagaaaccatggatCGTGGTGTGCTGAGGCCGCTGTAGGTTGGCTTCTGAGTTTT
Encoded proteins:
- the Ppp4c gene encoding serine/threonine-protein phosphatase 4 catalytic subunit isoform X2, whose product is MGDFVDRGFYSVETFLLLLALKVRYPDRITLIRGNHESRQITQVYGFYDECLRKYGSVTVWRYCTEIFDYLSLSAIIDGKIFCVHGGLSPSIQTLDQIRTIDRKQEVPHDGPMCDLLWSDPEDTTGWGVSPRGAGYLFGSDVVAQFNAANDIDMICRAHQLVMEGYKWHFNETVLTVWSAPNYCYRCGNVAAILELDEHLQKDFIIFEAAPQETRGIPSKKPVADYFL